The following is a genomic window from Methanobrevibacter ruminantium.
TGACTCTGTACATGTAGTGGTCTAAGTCTTTTTTAAGCAAGAACAATGCATGTTGCAATGCTTGTCTGGTTTGGAAAACTTCAAGCGCTTCTGTTGCAGCTTTGATATGTACATTCAATTGGCTAATCATCCATTTGTCAATGCTGCGTTCGAGAGCTACTTCCTCAATATTGGAAAGGTCTAATTTTTCACCTTTAATGTCTTCCACTTTTTGTGCAAATTCTCTAAACCATTCGAGTCTTCTTTGGGTTCCTCTAACTTCTTTTTCTCTCCAATCGAAGTCTTGCCATGGTTCAGCTGATGCCATGAGGAAGAGTCTTACTACATCTGCACTGTATTCCTCAATTGCATCTGCAAGGAGAATTACATTACCTTTTGAGGAGGACATCTTGTTTCCTTCAAGAAGTCCCATACCGAATACAACAGTTCCTTTTGGCCATTTCTCTTCAGGATAAATTGCTGCATGTGTAAACATCAAGAAACTTAAGTGGTTACCAACAAGGTCTTTTGCAGATAATCTCCAATCCAATGGGTACCAGTAATTGAATTCAGCTTGAATTTCATCGATGATTTCAGGTGCAACAGTGATTTCATCACTGTCAACTCCTAAGAAGACCTTTTCAAAGAACGCTTCATTCAAGTCTTCAGGATTCATGTCCTTAAGGTATTTAGCTATTGAATAGTAGGACATATACATAGTGGAGTCTGATAAAGGCTCGATTAACCATTGGTCATCCCATGGAACTCTGGTTCCAAGACCTACTCTTCTGGAACATGCCCAATCATCTAGCCAGTTAAGGTAGTATTCAAAGTTGGAGCGGATTTCTCCAGGAATGATTGTTTCTTGAGCAAGTAACTTTTGGGTCTTTTCAGTCCATTCCTCATCACCATATCTGATGAACCATTGGTCATCCATAATCTTGACAACACATTTGTTACCGCATCTGCAGATTACAGGTCTTTCTGCAAAGTCGTACATGATGTCTGCACTGCCTTCCTCAATCATGTCGGCCTTGATTTCATCCCTGATATATGCAACTCTTTTTCCTGCATATTTTTCAATATGGTCGCTTATGTATCCTTTGCTGTGCTCTGCCTTGTACAATTCATCAGTTGCATCTTGCACTTTAGGATCGTTTTGGTTTTCGATTCCCATTCTTTCAACTACTTCCACAGCTGGGAATTCCCCATATCCTTTTACGGTTACAACATTGATAGGATTTGCTTTAGCAACCTCATCAGCTATATCAAACTCTTTGATCAAGTCTTCATTTTCTTTCAAGTCTCTAAGTGCGATATAGTCTGCAGGTGCGTGAGCAGGTACGGAGAATACTGTTCCTGAACCGTATTCAGGGTCTACAAAGCTTGCAGGGAAGATTGGTAATGGTTCACCATTAAGTGGGTTTTTAACATATTTTCCGATTAATGGTTTAGGGTCAATGTCTCCAATGATCTCTAAGTCCTGCTGATTGGAAAGGTTAAGGAAAGCTTCATTACTTATGATCCATTTTTCCCCTTCGCATGCTCCGGATTTCACTTCAACTTCAATGTAGTGAACTTCTGGGTTTAACCATACGTTGGTTGCAGCGAAGATGGTTTCAGGTCTGAAAGTTGCAGGTACGATGTATTGCCCAGGTTCAACTTCAAACTTAATTAATGTCAATTCGTTTACTCCTACACCTTCCCCTTCAAGCAAGTCGTGGTCCCCTACAGGGTTCTCATCGTGAGGACAGTATTTTACAGGGTGTTCCCCTTGCTTTATTAAACCTAAGGACTTAAGCTTTTTAGCTTGCCATGTAATGAATTTCTGATAAGTTGGATCGATAGTTCTGAATTCCCTTCTCCAGTCGATGGAATATCCCATATCATCCATTACGGTATGGTATTCGTTACTGAAATATTTTACAATGTTAATTGGGTCTTCCAATTTTGGAATGGTGTCATGAGGAACCTTGTGAACTCTTTCGTATAAGTCAAGGGTCCATGGGTCTTTCCTTTTGATTCTGTCTGCAATACCTATAACAGGTGCACCGGTTACGTGCCATGCCATAGGGAATAATACATTGTAGCCTTCCATCCTTTTGAATCTTGCAAATACATCAGGTACGGTATATGTTCTACCGTGACCGATATGCATAGCCCCACTTGGGTATGGATAAGCCACTGTTATGAATAATTTTTCCTTTTCATTAGGGTCTGATTGAAATAGCTTTTTCTCTCTCCAGATTTTTTGCCATTTCTTTTCAATTTCGTTATTAGTCACTAAATCACCATTTTTATTTTGATAATTTGATAATCATAAATTATAATTTAAAAATTATATTCAAATTAATAAGCATATAAATTAATTAAATAATTAATAAATCATATTAATTTATATTTATTATTTTTATTAAATATAAAATTTTCATTAAATATCCATTAAATATTCATTAAATTATTGAAATTAATTAAAAAATTAGTTTTTTGTTTTGTGTAATCCTTTTTATTTTAAGGGAATTTTTTTAAAAAAGATAAACTTTATATGTAAGAAGAATAAAATAACTTATTGTTACTAAAACTTTTTAGATAATTTAACTAAATCCTATGGAGGGATTATATGGCATTTAAAGATTTATTTAAATTCAAGCAAGGAGAAACCACATTCATTTTTGTAGGTGGAAAAGGTGGAGTTGGAAAAACTTCAATCTCTTCAGCTACTGCATTGTGGTTAGCAAATCAAGGAAAGAAAACATTAATTGTATCAACCGATCCTGCTCATTCATTATCCGATTCACTTGAGGTAAGCATTGGACATTACCCTGTTAAAATCAATGAAAACCTCTATGCAGTTGAAATCGACCCAGACAAAGCTATGGAAGAAAAGCAAAGAGCTTTGGAAAGTCAAAAGTCTGTAGCAAGCCCTGACCAATTGATGGGCCTTGACTTTTTAGGTGAGCAAATGGATTTGGCTTCCGCTTCTCCAGGTGCTGATGAGGCAGCTGCATTTGAAGTGTTCTTGTCTGTGATGACTTCCAATGAGTATGATGTTGTAGTATTTGACACTGCGCCAACAGGCCACACATTGAGATTGCTTTCATTCCCTGAAATCATGGACTCTTGGGTGGGGAAATTAATGAAAGCCAAAGCAAAATTAGGTAGTGCAGCAAATGCATTGAAGAATATCATTCCATTTATGGATGCAGCAGATGACTTGCAGTCCAGCAAGGAATTGGAAGAGACTAAAAAGCAAATCGATGAAGCTAAGGCAGTATTATCTGACCCTGATAGAACCACATTTAAGATGGTCGTAATTCCAGAGGAAATGTCCATTTATGAATCAGAAAGAGCTATTGAAGCATTGAATAAATATGACATTACAACTGACAGCATCATTGTAAATCAAGTCATGCCGGACATTTCAGATTGTGACTTCTGTCATTCAAGATACATGTTGCAGCAAAAACGTCTCGCACTCATTGATCAAAAGTTCTCAGATCAAGTCGTTGCAGAAGTTCCTTTATTCAAGGATGAGGTTAAAGGTCAAGAAAAATTATTGAAATTAGCTGAAATCCTATATGAAGGAAAGGACAATGATGAAGTCCAACCGAATGTAATCCAATTATAGTCGGCTTTTTGAGCCTGCGGCTCAAAAACATTGACCAAAACTTTTTCACTAGTTGGAGTATCCTCTCTTTCTAGTTTCTTTTTTTATATTTTTTTATTTTATTAACTTGGTTTGCAAACACAGTATTGGCAAGTGTAATAATCTTTAGCAATCTTTGATTGCTCTTCTTTTATGTCGCAATAGTATACTGTTTCACCATCTTTTTCTTCACCAAATACTGTTTTTCCATTGTGCATATCTATTCCAATTGGATGTAATGGCCTTTTTGCGATCAAACTTAAGTAAATGCAAGTATAGGTTATGAATCTTTTAAATTCTTCTTCACTTTCAGGAGAGTATCCTTCAAAGAATCTGCCCAATTCATCTTTAATGTCATTTACCAATTTTTCATCGATTTCTATATTGCTCTCATCATTCTCATCAATATTCAATTCCATAATCTCATTATAGTTTTGAATATGGAAATTGGCATGTAGTCTGGATGTCTGATCAGTGTTTTCATCCCTTGCTCTTTCCTCAAATGGGGCAATATCAAAATCCTTAATGTTTTCCTTTATTTCTTCCAATAAGTCTCGTGTTTTCATTTCAATTCCTCGTATCTAAAGCATTCATGAATATGATTATTTATTACTCCAATTGACTCCAAGTAGGAGTATATTATTGTGGTTCCAACAAATTTCATTCCCCTTTTCTTCAAGTCCTTAGCTATTTCATCTGAGAGAGGAGAGTTGGTCAAATAGTTTTCTTCAGTATCAATCAATATTTCATTGCCTGTAAAGTGCCAGATGTATTCCGAGAAAGAGCCATATTCCTTTTGTATCTCAATAAAGATCTTTGCATTGTTGATTGCAGCAGTTATCTTTCCCTTATGTCTGATTATCCCTGCATTGTTTCTTAGCTCTTCTATCTTCTTCGCATCGTATGAGGCTACCTTTTCAACATCAAAATTGTCAAAGGCCTCCTTGAAGTTTTCACGTTTCTTCAATATTGTAATCCATGCAAGTCCTGCCTGAAATGATTCAAGAACAAGCATTTCAAAGAGTTCCCTGTCATCGTAAGTTGGAACTCCCCATTCCTCATCATGATACTTCCCATATATTTCTTCTACATCTTCAGCCCACGGGCAACGTTTTTCACTCATACCTCAATCACTTTTAAATTTCTAAGATAAGTTATAGAGTAAATTTATGAATTTCTTTTACTTTATTAAATATTTGTTTCCAAATATTTATTATTTTATTCTTGTTAAAAATTATTTATATTAAAAAATCAAAATCATAATTATATGTTGGTTAATGCAGATTTACATACTCACAGTTGCTTCTCAGCAGCTACTTCAAAGGATATGGTTATTAACAATATAGCTCCAAAATCCCGTGAAAAGGGATTGGACCTAGTTGGAACTGGAGATGCTTTTCATCCTAAATGGCTTGATATTGTGGCTGAAAGCACAGAATATGATGGAGATGGGATTTACTCCCATAATGATTGTGATTTCATATTGACAACTGAGGTTGAAGCTCAACACAAGATCCACCATGTAATCATTTTGCCGAATATTGAAGTTGCTCGTGAGCTTTCAGAAAAGCTGGTCTCTCCAAACAAGTATATCGATGGAAGGCCAAGAAGCCCTTTAAGCGGCGCTGAACTCTTTGAGCTCGTGAAAGAGTATGATTGCATGATCGGTCCAGCTCATTCATTCACTCCCTGGACAGGAATGTATAAGACTTATGACAGCATTTATGACTGTTATGAAAAGGCACCTGATTTCGTTGAATTAGGGTTGTCTGCAGATACAGATATGGCTGATACTGTAAAGGAACTCGCTGATTTTGTATTCTTGACCAATTCTGATGCCCATTCACCATGGCCTCACAGATTAGGAAGGGAATTCAATCAAATAGGGATGGAAGACATTTCATATACATCACTTCAAAAGGCGCTGAAGCACAAGACCGTTAAGGCAAATTATGGCCTTCTTCCCAATTTGGGAAAGTATCATATGACTGCATGCACAAAATGCTATAAGATCATAGACCCTGAAATTGCCAAATCCAATGGAATGAAATGTTCCTGTGGAGGCAGAATCAAGAAGGGAGTGGACTTTAGAATAAGTGAAATCGCAGATTACAAAGAGCCTCATCATCCAAGCCATAGGCCTCCTTATGTTCATCTGATGCCTCTTGCTGAAATAATCAGCATGATCTATGATAAGGGGATTACAACCAAAACCGTTCAAGGGGTTTGGCAGAAATTGATTGATGCATATGGTCCTGAAATTGATGTTTTAATAAACACTCCTTTAGAGGATATTTCAAAAATGGACGATAAGGTAGCTCTTGGAATAGAAGGATTCAGGAATAAGACATTAAATGTTGTTCCTGGTGGCGGAGGCAAATATGG
Proteins encoded in this region:
- the leuS gene encoding leucine--tRNA ligase: MTNNEIEKKWQKIWREKKLFQSDPNEKEKLFITVAYPYPSGAMHIGHGRTYTVPDVFARFKRMEGYNVLFPMAWHVTGAPVIGIADRIKRKDPWTLDLYERVHKVPHDTIPKLEDPINIVKYFSNEYHTVMDDMGYSIDWRREFRTIDPTYQKFITWQAKKLKSLGLIKQGEHPVKYCPHDENPVGDHDLLEGEGVGVNELTLIKFEVEPGQYIVPATFRPETIFAATNVWLNPEVHYIEVEVKSGACEGEKWIISNEAFLNLSNQQDLEIIGDIDPKPLIGKYVKNPLNGEPLPIFPASFVDPEYGSGTVFSVPAHAPADYIALRDLKENEDLIKEFDIADEVAKANPINVVTVKGYGEFPAVEVVERMGIENQNDPKVQDATDELYKAEHSKGYISDHIEKYAGKRVAYIRDEIKADMIEEGSADIMYDFAERPVICRCGNKCVVKIMDDQWFIRYGDEEWTEKTQKLLAQETIIPGEIRSNFEYYLNWLDDWACSRRVGLGTRVPWDDQWLIEPLSDSTMYMSYYSIAKYLKDMNPEDLNEAFFEKVFLGVDSDEITVAPEIIDEIQAEFNYWYPLDWRLSAKDLVGNHLSFLMFTHAAIYPEEKWPKGTVVFGMGLLEGNKMSSSKGNVILLADAIEEYSADVVRLFLMASAEPWQDFDWREKEVRGTQRRLEWFREFAQKVEDIKGEKLDLSNIEEVALERSIDKWMISQLNVHIKAATEALEVFQTRQALQHALFLLKKDLDHYMYRVKDLVDKQDPAVIYVLSTVLSNWIRLLAPFTPHTSEELWSKFGGEGFVSFAKWPEYDEALISEEIERSESLVQNIVKDINEIKNIVDTNPEKIHLYLAPDWKWELYKIADEVGKPDIGQIMGRAIGQNIYDNKKEIANVAKKISKEMTKTRYIGKIDEATILNDAKDFIETEVESEVIIHTDDSYDPQNKARNAMPYKPAIFME
- a CDS encoding ArsA family ATPase; this translates as MAFKDLFKFKQGETTFIFVGGKGGVGKTSISSATALWLANQGKKTLIVSTDPAHSLSDSLEVSIGHYPVKINENLYAVEIDPDKAMEEKQRALESQKSVASPDQLMGLDFLGEQMDLASASPGADEAAAFEVFLSVMTSNEYDVVVFDTAPTGHTLRLLSFPEIMDSWVGKLMKAKAKLGSAANALKNIIPFMDAADDLQSSKELEETKKQIDEAKAVLSDPDRTTFKMVVIPEEMSIYESERAIEALNKYDITTDSIIVNQVMPDISDCDFCHSRYMLQQKRLALIDQKFSDQVVAEVPLFKDEVKGQEKLLKLAEILYEGKDNDEVQPNVIQL
- a CDS encoding DUF2115 family protein gives rise to the protein MKTRDLLEEIKENIKDFDIAPFEERARDENTDQTSRLHANFHIQNYNEIMELNIDENDESNIEIDEKLVNDIKDELGRFFEGYSPESEEEFKRFITYTCIYLSLIAKRPLHPIGIDMHNGKTVFGEEKDGETVYYCDIKEEQSKIAKDYYTCQYCVCKPS
- a CDS encoding DNA-3-methyladenine glycosylase I, with the protein product MSEKRCPWAEDVEEIYGKYHDEEWGVPTYDDRELFEMLVLESFQAGLAWITILKKRENFKEAFDNFDVEKVASYDAKKIEELRNNAGIIRHKGKITAAINNAKIFIEIQKEYGSFSEYIWHFTGNEILIDTEENYLTNSPLSDEIAKDLKKRGMKFVGTTIIYSYLESIGVINNHIHECFRYEELK
- a CDS encoding TIGR00375 family protein → MLVNADLHTHSCFSAATSKDMVINNIAPKSREKGLDLVGTGDAFHPKWLDIVAESTEYDGDGIYSHNDCDFILTTEVEAQHKIHHVIILPNIEVARELSEKLVSPNKYIDGRPRSPLSGAELFELVKEYDCMIGPAHSFTPWTGMYKTYDSIYDCYEKAPDFVELGLSADTDMADTVKELADFVFLTNSDAHSPWPHRLGREFNQIGMEDISYTSLQKALKHKTVKANYGLLPNLGKYHMTACTKCYKIIDPEIAKSNGMKCSCGGRIKKGVDFRISEIADYKEPHHPSHRPPYVHLMPLAEIISMIYDKGITTKTVQGVWQKLIDAYGPEIDVLINTPLEDISKMDDKVALGIEGFRNKTLNVVPGGGGKYGEISFNEDFKKQGKAEKIVTLDYF